A stretch of Oncorhynchus mykiss isolate Arlee chromosome 26, USDA_OmykA_1.1, whole genome shotgun sequence DNA encodes these proteins:
- the LOC118944472 gene encoding C-C motif chemokine 13-like yields MKTLTALLLLGLLCSLHTTSAGVIALEIAPDCCMKFSARIPLQQVVSLRTTSSSCPRKALIFITKKGKTFCVDPSETWVQSHVTKIESRSTTAKTTMMSSTTITP; encoded by the exons ATGAAGACCCTGACTGCTCTACTCCTCCTGGGACTGCTCTGCTCCCTGCATACGACGtctgcag GTGTCATCGCGTTGGAAATAGCACCTGACTGCTGTATGAAATTCAGCGCGAGGATCCCTCTTCAACAAGTAGTTTCTCTCAGAACAACCTCCAGTAGCTGCCCTCGCAAAGCACTGAT TTTCATCACAAAGAAAGGGAAGACATTTTGTGTTGACCCTTCTGAAACCTGGGTCCAGAGTCATGTGACCAAGATTGAGAGCAGATCGACTACTGCCAAGACGACGATGATGTCATCAACTACCATCACCCCCTAA